The following proteins are encoded in a genomic region of Fervidobacterium pennivorans DSM 9078:
- the purD gene encoding phosphoribosylamine--glycine ligase → MSGVRKVKRVLVLGSGGREHAIGWAFKNAGCEVSFYPGNAGTKLEGKNLNISEAELLSGNILGEFDLVIPGSEDFLVKGIADGRINVFGPDSAGARLEGSKCFAKLFMEKYNIPTARFQIARNKVQLVDALKSFTPPYVIKADGLAQGKGVIIEDNFSNAVENGSKLMDGTLIPGVSGPVVVDEFLKGWELSAIAIVSGRKFALLPFTRDYKRVFTGNKGPNTGGMGAYGPVEINQKLVEKIRTIFDKTLFGLEKEGIYYKGFLYIGLMIVDEEPYVLEYNVRLGDPETEVIVAMEPEKFVGNVLKAFNNEDFEEYKSSKFAVDVVVASEGYPESPRKGQKIVIENIENSEKEGNILFYAGVKEQNGELVVSGGRVLHSVGIDNELGKAREKAYKNIQNIHFEGMFYRDDIAL, encoded by the coding sequence ATGAGTGGAGTTAGAAAGGTTAAAAGAGTGTTGGTCCTTGGAAGCGGTGGAAGGGAACATGCTATTGGATGGGCGTTCAAAAACGCTGGTTGTGAAGTTTCCTTTTACCCAGGTAACGCTGGAACAAAATTGGAGGGTAAAAATTTAAATATTAGCGAAGCAGAGCTTCTCAGTGGCAACATCTTAGGTGAGTTTGATTTGGTAATTCCGGGTTCAGAGGATTTCTTGGTTAAAGGTATCGCAGATGGAAGAATAAATGTCTTTGGGCCAGATTCGGCTGGTGCTAGACTCGAAGGTTCAAAGTGTTTTGCAAAACTCTTTATGGAAAAATACAATATACCTACTGCAAGATTCCAAATTGCGCGAAATAAAGTCCAGTTGGTTGATGCACTCAAATCATTCACACCTCCTTATGTTATTAAAGCAGATGGGCTTGCGCAAGGTAAAGGTGTAATAATAGAAGATAACTTTTCAAATGCAGTTGAAAATGGTAGCAAACTTATGGATGGAACTCTAATTCCAGGGGTTAGTGGTCCCGTGGTTGTGGATGAATTCTTAAAGGGTTGGGAATTATCTGCCATTGCCATCGTAAGTGGTCGCAAATTTGCACTGCTACCGTTCACCCGTGATTACAAACGTGTCTTTACAGGCAACAAGGGACCAAACACCGGTGGGATGGGAGCCTATGGGCCTGTTGAAATAAATCAGAAACTGGTCGAGAAAATTCGAACCATATTTGATAAAACATTGTTTGGATTGGAAAAAGAAGGAATTTACTACAAAGGTTTTCTTTACATAGGTCTTATGATTGTAGATGAAGAGCCATACGTTTTGGAATACAACGTCCGACTTGGAGACCCAGAAACGGAAGTAATAGTTGCTATGGAACCTGAAAAATTTGTGGGAAATGTTCTGAAGGCTTTTAATAATGAAGACTTTGAGGAATACAAATCGTCAAAATTCGCGGTTGATGTGGTCGTCGCTTCGGAAGGGTACCCGGAAAGTCCCAGAAAAGGACAAAAGATTGTGATTGAGAATATAGAAAATAGTGAGAAAGAGGGAAACATACTCTTTTACGCCGGCGTCAAAGAGCAAAATGGTGAATTGGTTGTTTCCGGAGGAAGGGTTCTACATTCTGTTGGAATTGATAACGAATTGGGAAAGGCGAGGGAAAAAGCATACAAAAACATACAAAATATACACTTCGAAGGTATGTTTTACAGAGATGATATTGCTCTGTAG
- a CDS encoding phosphoribosylformylglycinamidine cyclo-ligase: protein MKYTYSGSGVDVLRNDEFTDYIKSVVKIPEWVVKEPTGYATILNFTNPPIVLTADGVGSKLLLHIEHGRWEDAAQDLIAMNYNDIVCVGGLPKAFVDYLGVNHIDKDHYEFVKALAKKLSEYDMALVAGETAEIPSIYSDRDWDVAGFCVGTLQRRIPVETINYEDLIIGLPASGFHSNGWSLIRKILKEEKISIKELDFDLLKGTKIYSEVTKVFELVKGIAHVTGGGILRALRRVLKDKGWEITIRLPDYMRWVLKYVEIEEGMRTFNMGYGMILIVSREILDKVLEITGGEVIGVVSKNTKIVVQ from the coding sequence ATGAAATACACATACTCAGGCTCGGGTGTAGATGTTCTTAGAAATGATGAATTTACCGATTATATCAAAAGTGTTGTCAAAATTCCAGAATGGGTGGTTAAAGAACCTACAGGATACGCCACAATTTTGAATTTCACAAATCCTCCGATAGTATTGACAGCAGACGGTGTGGGCTCAAAGTTATTGTTACATATTGAACACGGCAGATGGGAGGACGCAGCCCAAGATTTGATAGCGATGAACTACAACGATATAGTGTGTGTGGGTGGACTTCCAAAGGCATTTGTTGACTATTTAGGTGTGAACCATATAGACAAAGACCACTACGAATTTGTTAAAGCACTCGCTAAAAAGCTTTCAGAGTATGACATGGCACTTGTTGCTGGTGAAACGGCAGAAATTCCGTCCATTTACAGCGATAGAGATTGGGATGTTGCAGGTTTTTGTGTAGGTACACTCCAAAGAAGGATACCTGTTGAGACGATAAATTATGAAGACTTAATAATAGGATTACCTGCCAGTGGGTTTCATTCCAACGGATGGTCACTGATAAGAAAAATCTTAAAAGAAGAAAAGATAAGTATCAAAGAGTTGGACTTCGACCTTTTGAAGGGTACTAAGATATACAGCGAAGTTACAAAAGTCTTTGAACTTGTTAAAGGTATTGCCCATGTTACGGGGGGCGGTATTTTAAGAGCATTAAGGAGGGTATTGAAAGACAAAGGATGGGAAATCACCATAAGACTACCAGACTACATGCGATGGGTGTTGAAATACGTCGAAATCGAAGAAGGTATGCGAACATTCAACATGGGTTATGGGATGATTTTGATTGTCTCGAGGGAAATTTTAGACAAGGTTTTAGAAATCACGGGTGGTGAGGTTATAGGCGTGGTTAGTAAAAATACAAAAATTGTGGTACAATAG
- a CDS encoding LemA family protein: MKLKPWVITLIVILVIALISIFWAIGTYNKIVALEQKVQESYSQIQNQLQRRADLIPNLVETVKGYAAHEKEIFEAIADARSKLIGAQTPEEQATADAQLNSALSRLLAIVENYPTLKADANFRQLMDELAGTENRIAVARKDYNEAVREYNAFIKRFPNMLIANAFGFREKQYFEAKPGAEETPSVKF, translated from the coding sequence TTGAAGTTAAAACCATGGGTTATAACACTCATTGTGATACTTGTCATAGCTTTGATATCTATTTTTTGGGCGATAGGCACTTACAACAAAATAGTTGCTTTGGAACAAAAAGTTCAAGAGAGCTACAGCCAAATTCAAAACCAACTCCAGCGAAGGGCGGATTTGATACCAAACCTCGTTGAGACTGTAAAAGGTTACGCTGCACACGAAAAAGAAATCTTTGAAGCGATTGCCGATGCACGGTCTAAGTTAATAGGTGCACAGACTCCTGAAGAACAAGCAACCGCCGATGCACAGTTAAACAGCGCGTTATCAAGATTGCTTGCCATTGTTGAGAATTATCCAACGCTCAAAGCTGATGCGAATTTCAGACAGCTGATGGACGAACTGGCAGGAACAGAGAACAGAATAGCTGTAGCAAGAAAGGATTACAACGAAGCCGTTAGGGAATACAATGCGTTTATAAAAAGATTTCCCAATATGTTGATTGCAAATGCGTTTGGTTTCAGAGAGAAACAGTACTTTGAAGCAAAACCAGGAGCCGAAGAAACACCAAGTGTGAAGTTTTGA
- a CDS encoding GlmL-related ornithine degradation protein: MKIDLLFAEIGSTTTVLTAFHFGFKPKVIAQAEHWTTVNEGDVTIGIERALRKIKEQLGEDISWERFAATSSAAGGLKMTVHGLVYDMTVRAAKEAALGAGAVIKYVTAGKMDEFHLKKVESIQPKLILLAGGVDYGESETVIHNAKMLAKLPLDVPIVYAGNVAAAEQVEFILTNAGKKVYVTENVYPRIDYLNVEPTRNVIKEVFAEHIVKAPGMDKIKDMVNYEIIPTPAAVMITTELAYEHFGDCLTIDIGGATTDVDSVTDGSPEIQEMLISPEPFAKRTVEGDLGLYVNAHNVIEMIGEENLRKQFENYDELVKRISPYPATERDEYFISKLAMFCAQQGLRRHAGSKKHLYTPTGRKTIAEGKDLTAVRVIFGTGGFLSRSKHAKEVLESLKHLSKLHPMELLPSEEISLYRDKHYIFAAIGLIASKIDKDIAKQLLEMDVELY; encoded by the coding sequence ATGAAGATAGATTTACTTTTTGCAGAAATTGGCTCAACAACTACTGTTTTAACGGCTTTTCATTTTGGTTTTAAACCGAAAGTAATAGCCCAGGCGGAACACTGGACCACAGTTAACGAAGGTGATGTGACAATAGGTATAGAACGCGCTCTTAGAAAGATTAAGGAACAACTTGGTGAAGACATCAGTTGGGAGAGGTTTGCAGCAACAAGCAGTGCTGCAGGCGGTTTGAAGATGACTGTTCACGGGCTTGTTTACGATATGACTGTTCGCGCGGCAAAGGAGGCAGCCCTCGGTGCGGGAGCGGTTATCAAATATGTGACGGCTGGGAAAATGGATGAGTTCCATTTGAAAAAGGTAGAGTCCATACAACCTAAATTGATTCTTTTGGCTGGTGGAGTTGACTACGGAGAAAGTGAAACGGTTATCCACAATGCGAAGATGTTAGCTAAATTGCCACTTGATGTGCCTATTGTTTACGCAGGAAATGTTGCGGCAGCTGAACAAGTGGAATTCATACTTACAAATGCAGGTAAAAAGGTCTACGTTACTGAGAACGTTTACCCAAGGATTGATTATCTCAACGTAGAACCAACAAGAAATGTTATAAAGGAAGTGTTTGCCGAACATATTGTAAAAGCACCCGGAATGGATAAGATAAAAGATATGGTGAACTACGAAATTATCCCTACACCTGCTGCAGTTATGATAACAACAGAGCTTGCCTACGAACATTTTGGTGATTGTTTGACAATAGATATCGGTGGTGCAACAACAGATGTAGATTCTGTTACCGACGGCTCTCCCGAAATACAGGAAATGCTCATTTCTCCTGAACCTTTTGCAAAGAGGACCGTTGAGGGCGATTTGGGACTATACGTAAACGCACACAACGTTATCGAGATGATTGGCGAGGAGAATTTAAGAAAGCAATTCGAAAATTACGATGAGCTTGTCAAAAGAATAAGTCCGTATCCGGCAACTGAGCGTGACGAGTATTTCATAAGCAAGCTGGCAATGTTCTGTGCACAACAAGGGTTGAGAAGACATGCGGGAAGTAAAAAACACCTTTACACTCCAACAGGTAGAAAGACGATAGCTGAAGGAAAAGATTTGACCGCTGTTCGTGTAATCTTTGGCACAGGTGGTTTTCTATCAAGGTCTAAGCATGCAAAGGAAGTCTTGGAAAGTTTAAAACATCTTTCAAAACTGCACCCAATGGAGTTGTTACCCTCGGAAGAGATAAGTTTGTACAGAGATAAACACTACATATTTGCTGCAATAGGACTTATTGCGAGTAAAATAGATAAAGATATAGCAAAGCAACTTCTTGAGATGGATGTTGAACTATATTAA
- a CDS encoding DNA mismatch repair protein MutT yields the protein MSAVENNAMKEKVLVIKTEEVERLCKGRTGVVEVPQEEFFSVLKNGFFVEREIAEYDETIRQVIPYIVLKEGDEYIFFRRTANQTEKRLHNLITLGVGGHLNIEDSQDPIECFEKGLRRELSEEVDVEVKSLNYVGLINETENPVSRVHVGVLYIADVKYNGIVEKENFVEIRSKRLEDYIEEMEGWAKVVALYLEHSQS from the coding sequence ATGAGCGCTGTCGAGAACAACGCAATGAAAGAAAAAGTACTAGTTATAAAGACCGAAGAAGTGGAGAGGTTGTGCAAAGGTAGAACAGGAGTTGTTGAGGTTCCTCAGGAAGAATTTTTTAGTGTGCTAAAAAATGGATTTTTTGTTGAGCGGGAAATAGCAGAATACGACGAAACGATAAGGCAAGTGATTCCATACATCGTTCTAAAAGAAGGAGACGAATATATATTCTTTAGGCGAACTGCAAATCAAACTGAGAAAAGGCTCCACAATTTAATTACACTTGGAGTTGGTGGACATTTGAATATAGAAGATTCACAGGACCCAATTGAATGTTTCGAAAAGGGTTTAAGAAGAGAATTATCAGAAGAAGTTGATGTTGAAGTGAAATCACTGAACTATGTAGGTTTAATAAACGAGACTGAGAATCCTGTGAGTCGTGTTCACGTTGGTGTGCTCTATATTGCAGACGTTAAATACAATGGGATAGTTGAGAAGGAGAATTTCGTAGAAATCAGGTCGAAAAGATTGGAAGATTATATTGAGGAGATGGAAGGATGGGCGAAGGTGGTAGCATTATACTTAGAACATTCGCAAAGTTAA